The genomic DNA CGGTCACGGCGAGCGCTTCCGGCCTCGACCCGCACATCTCGGTGGCCTACGCCGAGTTGCAGGCGTCTCGCGTGGCCAAGGAACGCGGTCTCGACCAGGCCAGGGTGGAGCGGCTCATCAAGGAGCACACCGTCGGCCGGGCGCTCGGCTTCATGGGCGAGCCGGCGGTGAACGTGCTCGAACTCAACCTCGGACTCGACCGCTCGTGAAAAGGGGCCGCCTGCGGGTCTACCTCGGGGCGGCCCCCGGGGTGGGCAAGACGTACGCGATGCTCGGCGAGGGCCGCCGGGCCTGTGAGCGCGGCCGGGACGTGGTCGTGGGGTTCGTCGAGACCCACGGCCGCGCCCGCACCGCCGCCCTGCTGGAGGGCCTGGAGGTGGTCCCCCGCAGGACGCTGGTCTACCGCGGGGCCACCTTCACCGAACTGGACGTGGACGCCGTCATCGCCCGCGCGCCGAAGGTGGCGCTGATCGACGAGCTGGCCCACACCAACGTGCCCGGCTCGAAGAACGTCAAGCGCTGGCAGGACATCGACGAGATCCTGGAAGCGGGCATCGACGTCGTCTCCACGGTGAACATCCAGCACCTGGAGTCGGTCAACGACGTGGTGCGGCAGATCACCGGCATCCCGCAGCGCGAGACCGTGCCCGACGAGGTGGTGCGGCAGGCGAACCAGATCGAGCTGGTCGACATGTCCCCCGAGGCGCTGCGCCGCCGCCTGGCGCACGGCAACGTCTACGCCCCCGAGAAGGTGGACGCCGCGCTGTCCAACTACTTCCGCGTCGGCAACCTGACCGCGCTGCGCGAGCTCGCCCTGCTCTGGGTCGCGGGCAAGGTGGACGAGCAGCTCGACCGCTACCGCGCCGACCACGGCATCGAAGGCACCTGGGAGACGCGCGAGCGCGTGGTGGTGGCGCTGACCGGCGGCCCGGAGGGAGACACGCTGGTACGCCGGGCCGCCCGCATCGCCGCCCGCACGAAGGGCGCCGACCTGCTGGCCGTCCACGTCACGAGCGCCGACGGGCTGGACGGGGGCGACCCGGCCAACCTGGCCCGCCAGCGCACCCTGATCGAAAGCATGGGTGGCACCTACCACCAGGTCGTCGGCGACGACATCCCGCGGGCGCTGCTCGACTTCGCCGGCGGCGTCAACGCCACCCAGCTCGTCCTGGGAGCGTCGAGAAGGGGGCGTTTCGCCCAGATCTTCTCCCGCGGCGTCGGAGTCGAGACCACGGCCCTGTCCGGCCCCATCGACGTCCACCTGGTCACCCACGAGGAGGCCAAGAAGGGCCGTCGCCACCCCGAGCGCTCCCGGGCCGCGCTCACCAGGAAGCGCAGGCTGGCCGGATGGGCGGTCGCGGCGGCGGGCCTGCCGCTGCTGACCGCCGCGCTCGCCCCGCTCGCCGGCGTGCTCTCGCTGCCCACCGAGATCCTGCTGTTCCTGAGCCTGGTCATCGGGGTCGCGCTGATCGGCGGGACCTGGCCGGCGATCAGCGCGGCGATCGGCGGATTTCTCCTGCTCAACTGGTTCTTCACCCCTCCCCTGTACACCTGGACCATCGAGGACCCGGAGAACCTTCTCGCCCTGGTGGTGTTCGTCCTGATGGCGACCGCGGTCAGCGCGATCGTCGACCTGGCCGCCCGGCGTACCAGGGAGACGGCCCGCGCCCGCGCCGACGCCGCGACGCTGTCCACCCTGGCCGGGCACGTGCTGCGCGGCGAGGCCGCGCTGTCCTCCCTGCTCGGGCGGCTGCGCGAGACGTTCGCCCTGGACTCGGTCACCCTGCTCGAACGCGTCGGCGAGCCCACGCCGGACGATCAATCCGAAGCCGGCGCCTGGCGCATCGTCGCCACCTCCGGCTCCGCGCCCTGCACCACCCCCGCCGCGGCCGACACCGACGTGACCATCAGTGACCAACTGGTGCTCGCCGCGCGGGGAAGGCTGCTGGATGCCAGCGACCGGCGGGTGCTGGAGGCGTTCGCCGCCGAGGCCGCCGTCGCGCTGCGCCAGGAACGCCTGCAGCGGGAGGCGGAACAGGCCAAGCCGCTGGCCGAGGCCGACCGGATGCGCACCGCGCTGCTGGCGGCCGTCAGCCATGACCTGCGCACCCCGCTGTCGGCGGCCAAGGCCGCCGTCGAGAGCCTGCGCAGCCACGACGTCGACTGGACTCCGGAAGACCGCGAGGAGCTGCTGGCCACCGCCGACGAATCCCTGGCCAGGCTGGACCGGCTGGTGGAGAACCTGCTCGACATGAGCCGCCTGCAGGCGGGCGCGCTCGGGCTCTCCCTCCAGCCCCTCGCCCCGGAAGAGGTCGTCCCCCACGCCATCGACGA from Nonomuraea muscovyensis includes the following:
- a CDS encoding sensor histidine kinase, which gives rise to MKRGRLRVYLGAAPGVGKTYAMLGEGRRACERGRDVVVGFVETHGRARTAALLEGLEVVPRRTLVYRGATFTELDVDAVIARAPKVALIDELAHTNVPGSKNVKRWQDIDEILEAGIDVVSTVNIQHLESVNDVVRQITGIPQRETVPDEVVRQANQIELVDMSPEALRRRLAHGNVYAPEKVDAALSNYFRVGNLTALRELALLWVAGKVDEQLDRYRADHGIEGTWETRERVVVALTGGPEGDTLVRRAARIAARTKGADLLAVHVTSADGLDGGDPANLARQRTLIESMGGTYHQVVGDDIPRALLDFAGGVNATQLVLGASRRGRFAQIFSRGVGVETTALSGPIDVHLVTHEEAKKGRRHPERSRAALTRKRRLAGWAVAAAGLPLLTAALAPLAGVLSLPTEILLFLSLVIGVALIGGTWPAISAAIGGFLLLNWFFTPPLYTWTIEDPENLLALVVFVLMATAVSAIVDLAARRTRETARARADAATLSTLAGHVLRGEAALSSLLGRLRETFALDSVTLLERVGEPTPDDQSEAGAWRIVATSGSAPCTTPAAADTDVTISDQLVLAARGRLLDASDRRVLEAFAAEAAVALRQERLQREAEQAKPLAEADRMRTALLAAVSHDLRTPLSAAKAAVESLRSHDVDWTPEDREELLATADESLARLDRLVENLLDMSRLQAGALGLSLQPLAPEEVVPHAIDDLGPLRDRVEGDIPVDLPEIVADPALLERVLVNLMSNAVRYSPPAQKVLVTASWHDDQVEIRVIDRGPGIPPEAYERVFLPFQRLGDRDNGTGVGLGLALSRGLTEAMGGALIPEETPGGGLTMIIRMPIHSGR